In Actinomycetota bacterium, the following are encoded in one genomic region:
- the rocD gene encoding ornithine--oxo-acid transaminase, with amino-acid sequence MTPTEEHIELVEHYSAHNYHPLPIVVAEAEGAWVTDVEGKRYLDMLAAYSALNFGHRHPALIAAAHSQLDQLTLTSRAFYNDKMGPFCQGLAELCGMEMVLPMNSGAEAVETAVKTARRWGYDVKGVPEDRAKVVTCSGNFHGRTITIVSFSTDPSAKGGFGPFTPGFETVAYGDAAALETALADPEVVAFLVEPIQGEAGVIVPPEGYLRRARELCDEHRVLLIADEVQSGLGRTGRTFACEHEDVRPDVYVLGKALGGGIVPISAVVSDRDVLGVFRPGEHGSTFGGNPLACAIGLEVLRLLSTGEYQQRAAVLGARLIERLREGSPPGVVAEVRGKGLWVGIELIPDGSPAREMCERLLDMGVLAKDTHETTVRLAPPLCVTEEDLDWAAERILTALAERLD; translated from the coding sequence ATGACGCCGACCGAGGAGCACATCGAGCTCGTCGAGCACTACTCGGCCCACAACTACCACCCCCTGCCGATCGTCGTCGCGGAGGCCGAGGGCGCGTGGGTCACCGACGTCGAGGGCAAGCGTTACCTCGACATGCTGGCGGCGTACTCCGCCCTCAACTTCGGCCATCGCCACCCCGCGCTGATCGCCGCCGCGCACTCCCAGCTCGACCAGCTGACCCTGACCAGCCGAGCGTTCTACAACGACAAGATGGGGCCCTTCTGTCAGGGCCTGGCCGAGCTCTGCGGCATGGAGATGGTCCTGCCGATGAACTCCGGCGCGGAGGCCGTCGAGACCGCGGTGAAGACCGCCCGCCGGTGGGGCTACGACGTGAAGGGCGTGCCGGAGGACCGCGCCAAGGTCGTCACCTGCTCCGGCAACTTCCATGGCCGCACGATCACGATCGTGAGCTTCTCGACCGACCCCAGCGCGAAGGGTGGATTCGGGCCGTTCACCCCCGGGTTCGAGACCGTTGCCTACGGCGACGCCGCGGCGCTCGAGACCGCGCTCGCCGACCCCGAGGTCGTCGCCTTCCTCGTCGAGCCGATCCAGGGCGAGGCGGGGGTGATCGTGCCTCCCGAGGGGTACCTGCGGCGCGCCCGCGAGCTCTGCGACGAGCATCGGGTGCTGCTGATCGCCGACGAGGTGCAGTCCGGCCTCGGTCGCACCGGCCGCACGTTCGCGTGCGAGCACGAGGACGTGCGGCCCGACGTCTACGTGCTGGGCAAGGCGCTCGGCGGCGGCATCGTGCCGATCTCGGCGGTCGTGTCGGACCGCGACGTGCTCGGCGTCTTCCGCCCCGGCGAGCACGGCTCGACGTTCGGGGGAAACCCGCTCGCCTGCGCGATCGGCCTCGAGGTGCTGCGCCTGCTGAGCACCGGCGAGTACCAGCAGCGCGCGGCCGTGTTGGGCGCCCGGCTGATCGAGCGCCTCCGGGAGGGATCGCCGCCCGGCGTCGTCGCGGAGGTGCGGGGCAAGGGGCTCTGGGTCGGCATCGAGCTGATCCCCGACGGATCGCCCGCCCGCGAGATGTGTGAGCGGCTGCTCGACATGGGCGTGTTGGCCAAGGACACCCACGAGACCACCGTGCGGCTCGCTCCCCCGCTCTGCGTGACCGAGGAGGACCTGGACTGGGCGGCGGAGCGGATCCTTACGGCCCTGGCCGAGCGGCTCGACTGA
- a CDS encoding DUF6504 family protein translates to MFDSESVRPVTVTKRFDEEIRVERDTGMPSAFEWRGRRYEVADVIGRWKIEGRWWSDGRDREYWRVEARGGAVWDLYFDRAKDRWHMERLWD, encoded by the coding sequence ATGTTCGATTCAGAGTCTGTGAGGCCCGTCACGGTGACGAAGCGATTCGACGAGGAGATCAGGGTCGAGCGTGACACCGGCATGCCGAGCGCGTTCGAGTGGCGGGGCCGGCGCTACGAGGTCGCCGACGTGATCGGGCGATGGAAGATCGAGGGCCGGTGGTGGTCCGACGGCCGCGATCGCGAGTACTGGCGGGTCGAGGCGCGCGGCGGCGCTGTCTGGGATCTCTACTTCGACCGAGCCAAGGACCGCTGGCACATGGAGCGCTTGTGGGACTAG
- a CDS encoding cysteine desulfurase-like protein, whose protein sequence is MTAPPDLSALRSRFPALARTHDGRVVVFADAPGGSQVPDSVIEAVDRHYRGGISNMDGVFAASEELEEAVAAARRAGADLVGAEPRQVVFGANSTSLLFHLSRSFARTIGPGDEVVVTRLDHDANVRPWVLAARDAGATVRWVDVRPDDATLDLGAFDEALERAPRLVAFTLASNAVGTVTPAVDLVTRAKAAGALVAVDGVHLAQHRSIDLAALGADILTVSPYKVFGPHMGMVAATPAVLDGWDPYRVRPAEHYASPERWETGTQNHEAMAGFVATVEYVAGIGATYGRPGDGSRRAAVVAAFDAIGAHERVLARRFLDGIAAIDGVRLFGVREVERLDERTPTFAVRVGDRHPRKTAKALAERGIYAWDGHYYAIELYDRLGLLDTGGAVRIGFCHYHSADEIDRVLEALAELA, encoded by the coding sequence ATGACGGCCCCGCCCGACCTCTCCGCGCTCCGATCACGCTTCCCCGCGCTCGCGCGGACCCACGACGGACGCGTCGTCGTCTTCGCCGACGCGCCCGGCGGATCCCAGGTGCCCGACAGCGTGATCGAGGCCGTCGACCGCCACTACCGGGGCGGCATCTCGAACATGGACGGGGTGTTCGCGGCGAGCGAGGAGCTCGAGGAGGCCGTGGCCGCCGCGAGACGCGCCGGCGCCGATCTCGTCGGCGCCGAGCCTCGCCAAGTCGTGTTCGGCGCCAACTCGACGTCTTTGCTGTTCCACCTGTCGCGGTCGTTCGCCCGCACGATCGGACCCGGCGACGAGGTCGTCGTCACCCGGCTCGACCACGACGCGAACGTGCGCCCGTGGGTGCTGGCAGCTCGTGACGCCGGTGCGACCGTGCGATGGGTCGACGTCCGGCCCGACGATGCCACCCTCGACCTCGGCGCGTTCGACGAGGCGCTGGAGCGGGCGCCCCGGCTCGTGGCGTTCACGCTCGCGTCGAACGCGGTCGGCACCGTCACCCCAGCGGTCGATCTCGTGACCCGCGCCAAGGCCGCCGGTGCGCTCGTCGCCGTCGACGGCGTGCACCTGGCGCAGCACCGCTCGATCGACCTCGCCGCTCTCGGGGCCGACATCCTCACCGTCTCGCCCTACAAGGTCTTCGGCCCGCACATGGGCATGGTTGCGGCCACGCCTGCCGTGCTCGACGGCTGGGACCCCTACCGCGTGCGTCCGGCCGAGCACTACGCATCGCCCGAGCGATGGGAGACCGGCACCCAGAACCACGAGGCCATGGCCGGGTTCGTCGCCACGGTCGAGTACGTGGCCGGCATCGGCGCCACGTACGGCCGCCCCGGCGACGGGTCCCGACGCGCCGCTGTGGTCGCGGCGTTCGACGCGATCGGGGCGCACGAGCGCGTGCTCGCGCGACGGTTCCTGGACGGCATCGCCGCGATCGACGGGGTGCGTCTGTTCGGTGTCCGCGAGGTGGAGCGGCTCGACGAGCGTACGCCCACGTTTGCCGTCCGCGTCGGCGACCGGCACCCACGGAAGACGGCGAAAGCCCTCGCCGAGCGCGGCATCTACGCGTGGGACGGGCACTACTACGCGATCGAGCTCTACGACCGGTTGGGCCTGCTCGACACCGGTGGGGCGGTGCGCATCGGCTTCTGCCACTACCACTCGGCCGACGAGATCGATCGCGTGCTCGAGGCGCTCGCCGAGCTCGCCTGA
- the dinB gene encoding DNA polymerase IV, which produces MTGRPRGHALPGERPPEPILHVDLDAFYASVEVLKDPSLAGKPVVVGGVGGRGVVSSASYEAREYGVRSAMPTVRARRLCPDGVFLPPDFPAYQTHSNRFREVLLAHTPYVEPISLDEAFLDVGGATMLFGEPGAIAARIRAEVEREVGVTCSVGVAPTKFVAKLASDHCKPNGILVVPADGVLAFLEPLPVGRLWGVGEKTGEVLSRLAVRTIGDLAATPEPILSRLLGEQHARHLSQLSHGVDDRHVVPYEAPKSVGHEETFEHDLDDDETLLRELLALSGKVASRLRADGYRARTVTMKVRLATFTTLTRSKTLADPTDVGADLYHTVTELYRALPGERRRVRLLGVQASGLVPAGAEQLALLRGERWGDVERAVDRIEDRFGRGAAMPAALLDRSRRAP; this is translated from the coding sequence ATGACCGGCAGACCACGGGGCCACGCCCTGCCCGGGGAGCGCCCGCCCGAACCGATCCTGCACGTCGACCTCGACGCGTTCTACGCCTCGGTCGAGGTGCTGAAGGATCCGTCGCTCGCGGGCAAGCCGGTGGTCGTCGGCGGGGTCGGCGGCCGCGGCGTCGTGAGCTCGGCATCGTACGAGGCCCGGGAGTACGGCGTGCGATCGGCGATGCCCACGGTGCGGGCCCGCCGGCTCTGCCCCGACGGCGTGTTCCTGCCGCCCGACTTCCCGGCCTACCAGACGCACTCGAACCGGTTCCGCGAGGTGCTGCTCGCCCACACGCCGTACGTCGAGCCGATCTCCCTCGACGAGGCGTTCCTCGACGTCGGCGGGGCCACGATGCTGTTCGGCGAGCCGGGGGCGATCGCCGCGCGCATCCGGGCCGAGGTCGAGCGCGAGGTCGGGGTCACGTGCTCGGTCGGGGTCGCGCCGACGAAGTTCGTCGCCAAGCTCGCCTCCGACCACTGCAAGCCCAACGGCATCCTCGTGGTGCCGGCGGACGGCGTGCTCGCGTTCCTCGAACCGCTCCCGGTCGGCCGGCTGTGGGGCGTAGGGGAGAAGACCGGCGAGGTGCTCTCGCGTCTGGCCGTGCGCACGATCGGCGACCTCGCCGCGACCCCCGAGCCGATCCTCTCGCGTCTGCTCGGGGAGCAGCACGCTCGGCATCTGTCGCAGCTCTCCCACGGCGTCGACGACCGTCACGTGGTGCCCTACGAGGCGCCGAAGTCGGTCGGCCACGAGGAGACGTTCGAGCACGACCTCGACGACGACGAGACCCTCCTGCGCGAGCTCCTGGCCCTCTCGGGCAAGGTGGCGTCGCGGCTGCGGGCCGACGGGTACCGGGCCCGAACCGTGACGATGAAGGTGCGGCTGGCGACCTTCACCACCCTCACGCGGTCGAAGACGTTGGCTGATCCCACCGACGTGGGCGCCGACCTCTACCACACCGTCACCGAGCTCTACCGCGCCCTGCCGGGCGAACGCCGGCGTGTGCGCCTGCTGGGGGTGCAGGCGAGCGGACTCGTGCCCGCGGGCGCCGAGCAGCTCGCCCTGCTCCGCGGGGAGCGGTGGGGCGACGTGGAGCGGGCCGTGGACCGCATCGAGGATCGGTTCGGACGCGGCGCGGCGATGCCCGCCGCCTTGTTGGATCGTTCGCGTCGCGCCCCCTGA
- a CDS encoding NAD-dependent epimerase/dehydratase family protein, with protein sequence MRILILGGDGYLGWPTAMRFSNRGHEVHLVDNYLRRTAHQEAGSESLTPIAAGLPERVAAWNDVTGNEIGHTEGDLTEWDVTEGLFRDFRPEAVVHYGEMPSAPYSMKDREHAVFTQTNNVVNTLNVIYAMRDLTPDAHLVKLGTMGEYGTPNIDIEEGFIEIRHNGREDYLPFPKVPGSMYHLSKVHDSHNIHFACRVWGLRATDLNQGVVYGIHTDETRLDDRLLTRFDYDDVFGTALNRFCLQAVIGHPLTVYGKGGQTRGYLNIVDTLQCIELAVEHPAERGEMRVFNQFTESFSILELAQLVQKAGAEIGIDVAVESIDNPRFELEEHYYNPTHTKLLDLGLKPHLLSETLIESVFAEVERHRGRVIVDHIMPRDRWAAGPIEAEPAAPADTTAS encoded by the coding sequence ATGCGCATCCTGATCCTGGGCGGTGACGGTTACCTGGGGTGGCCGACCGCGATGCGGTTCTCGAACCGCGGCCACGAGGTGCACCTGGTCGACAACTACCTGCGGCGCACCGCGCATCAAGAGGCGGGGTCAGAGTCCCTCACGCCGATCGCCGCAGGTCTGCCCGAGCGCGTGGCCGCGTGGAACGACGTCACCGGCAACGAGATCGGCCATACCGAGGGCGACCTCACCGAGTGGGACGTGACCGAGGGGTTGTTCCGCGACTTCCGGCCCGAGGCGGTCGTGCACTACGGCGAGATGCCGAGTGCCCCGTACTCGATGAAGGACCGTGAGCACGCGGTGTTCACGCAGACCAACAACGTCGTCAACACGCTGAACGTGATCTACGCGATGCGCGACCTCACGCCGGACGCCCACCTCGTGAAGCTCGGCACGATGGGCGAGTACGGCACGCCGAACATCGACATCGAGGAAGGCTTCATCGAGATCCGTCACAACGGCCGCGAGGACTACCTGCCGTTCCCGAAGGTGCCCGGCTCGATGTATCACCTGTCGAAGGTCCACGACTCGCACAACATCCACTTCGCGTGCCGGGTGTGGGGCCTTCGGGCCACCGACCTGAACCAAGGGGTCGTCTACGGCATCCACACCGACGAGACGCGCTTGGACGACCGGCTGCTGACCCGGTTCGACTACGACGACGTCTTCGGCACCGCCCTGAACCGTTTCTGCCTGCAGGCGGTGATCGGCCACCCGCTCACCGTCTACGGCAAAGGCGGCCAGACGCGCGGCTACCTGAACATCGTCGACACGCTGCAGTGCATCGAACTCGCCGTCGAGCACCCCGCTGAGCGTGGCGAGATGCGCGTGTTCAACCAGTTCACCGAGTCGTTCTCGATCCTCGAGCTCGCCCAGCTCGTGCAGAAAGCCGGGGCCGAGATCGGCATCGACGTCGCGGTCGAGTCGATCGACAACCCGAGGTTCGAGCTCGAGGAGCACTACTACAACCCCACCCACACCAAGCTGCTCGACCTCGGCCTGAAGCCGCACCTGCTCTCGGAGACGCTGATCGAGTCGGTCTTCGCCGAGGTCGAGCGCCATCGCGGACGCGTGATCGTCGACCACATCATGCCCCGCGACCGATGGGCTGCCGGACCCATCGAGGCCGAGCCCGCGGCGCCGGCCGACACCACCGCCTCGTAG
- a CDS encoding MBL fold metallo-hydrolase has product MRVIPFLVSELRLLEEEQATLGVEWWPSYGHAVEHPDGIFLFDNGAGFGNAEVDATFSPRVRPVEDVLEQVGISLGDVTGAANCHLHFDHCGQNARLHGVPIFVQRSEWAMVHEPDYTVPEWVDVPGLAYELLDGETEVAPGLRLVPTPGHTAGHQSLIVDGPDGAIVLAGQAVQSRDEWQGAEGPEASGRSGSPDPDAYASSVDRLRLLDPVRVHFAHDPSVWQR; this is encoded by the coding sequence GTGCGCGTCATCCCTTTCCTGGTCTCCGAACTGCGGCTTCTCGAGGAGGAACAGGCGACCCTCGGGGTCGAGTGGTGGCCGTCGTACGGGCACGCGGTCGAGCATCCCGACGGGATCTTCTTGTTCGACAACGGGGCCGGCTTCGGCAACGCCGAGGTCGACGCGACGTTCTCACCGCGCGTCCGTCCGGTCGAGGATGTCCTCGAGCAGGTCGGCATCTCGCTCGGCGACGTGACCGGCGCGGCCAACTGTCATCTGCACTTCGATCACTGCGGACAGAACGCCCGGCTGCACGGTGTACCGATCTTCGTGCAACGCTCCGAGTGGGCGATGGTCCACGAGCCCGACTACACGGTTCCCGAGTGGGTCGACGTGCCGGGGCTCGCCTACGAGCTGCTCGACGGCGAGACCGAGGTCGCCCCCGGTCTACGACTGGTCCCGACGCCGGGGCATACAGCGGGGCACCAGTCGCTGATCGTCGACGGGCCCGACGGCGCCATCGTCCTCGCCGGTCAGGCTGTGCAGTCACGCGACGAGTGGCAGGGAGCCGAAGGTCCCGAGGCGTCGGGCCGATCGGGGTCGCCGGATCCCGACGCGTATGCGAGCTCGGTCGACCGCTTGCGGCTGCTCGACCCCGTGCGTGTGCATTTCGCCCACGACCCGTCGGTCTGGCAGCGCTGA
- a CDS encoding DUF402 domain-containing protein, which produces MVEDAPLRHRAFYLAPGSRFLRDPRDPGEVRFLDDDWRLEARQRDRPVLSFAFPETAYAVLLSWSTDWVFEGYYVNIQSPLRDHDGALEYTDWFLDVRIPPSRDTYGWKDEHELAEAVERGLITDADAHGVRWAGERAVEHVLLHEPPFDLDWATWRPDPSWGPLDLPDDAT; this is translated from the coding sequence GTGGTCGAGGACGCCCCGCTTCGCCATCGCGCATTCTACCTGGCGCCGGGCTCCCGCTTCCTGCGCGATCCCCGCGATCCGGGCGAGGTGCGCTTCCTCGATGACGACTGGCGTCTCGAGGCGAGGCAGCGCGACCGTCCGGTCTTGTCGTTCGCGTTCCCCGAGACGGCCTACGCCGTGCTGCTGTCCTGGAGCACCGACTGGGTGTTCGAGGGGTACTACGTGAACATCCAGTCGCCGCTTCGCGACCATGACGGGGCACTCGAGTACACGGACTGGTTCCTCGACGTGCGGATCCCGCCGAGCCGCGACACCTACGGCTGGAAGGACGAGCACGAGCTCGCCGAGGCGGTCGAGCGGGGCCTCATCACCGACGCCGACGCCCACGGTGTGCGCTGGGCCGGGGAACGCGCGGTCGAACACGTCCTGCTCCACGAACCTCCGTTCGACCTCGACTGGGCGACATGGCGCCCCGACCCTTCCTGGGGGCCCCTGGATCTGCCCGACGACGCCACCTGA
- a CDS encoding DNA polymerase III subunit alpha — protein MTAPFVHLDVRSCFSLKEGAFTPEQQVRAAAALGMTAIAMTDRDGLYGAARFVRACETEGVRPIIGASITVRASAPPPGDAHVVLLATDDTGYANLCRLITDAHMLGERGDPWVDPVQICAHAGGLIAIVGPRSHPGRAAALGRVDLGARLLDPFREAFGRERLFVGVEHRLERGSSDEIRAMLRLAERAGVGVVATNPVRYLEPGDAFVADVLECMRRLVPLAETNVTRRNAEGWLKPAAEMRALFTERPDLCDATLEVADMCRFDLGLGRIHFPDFPTPQGRSADAVLAERCWRGVHERAMREDERLRDRLHHELSMIRRMGFAAYFLTVADIVGDVKAMGIMAACRGSAAGSLVCYLTGISDVDALRHDLSFERFMNPMRKDLPDIDVDVESARREDVYDMILSRHGEERAGCVAMVDTYRARSAIREVGKALGLPDVEVGVVAKSFPHISARHLREAIDRLPELASINLRFEQMERLIGVAERIGGFPRHIALHPCGIVLASHDLVERVPLERSANGHRMIQADKDDVELLGYLKLDILGVRMLSSMRHALDEIARTTGEKVDLDRIALDDPATFELVRASDTLGCFQIESPGQRELLQKLQPDRWEDLIVDISLFRPGPVKSDMITPYLRRRSAFERPTYIHPGLRGPLQETYGVIVFHEQVIRALAALAGYTETYADHIRRHLDRDDMLPGFEVDFIERAVARGVDRDAAAEVWRAVTQFASFGFCKAHAAAFAVPTYQSAWLKAHHPAHMYAGLLTHDPGMYPRRTILDDARRHDIPILALDVNRSEPEYVVEEVAVGGSGGLMEGSSAAVAPQRWGIRLGFQDVHGISDAEIRSILMARADRAFRDVGDFMRRTTVSRPVTEALAHAGAFDALAPARRRHLYVAMTAETEREGDQLTLTIGADPAEGHRFKDYSDAEVVRAELEVLGLDATRHIVSFYGPLLADLGVTRSKDLRAMRGGSKVIVAGVKVASQTPAIRSGQRIIFLTLDDATGPVEVTVFESVQPKVASTVFHGYALAVAGELRRTGVGGVSVVAEEVWDLSALHRARAEGRLREAVRGEVRGPASATPAGGGPRALWHASPGSAG, from the coding sequence ATGACGGCTCCCTTCGTCCACCTCGACGTACGGTCGTGCTTCTCCCTGAAGGAAGGCGCGTTCACGCCGGAACAGCAGGTGCGGGCCGCCGCGGCGCTCGGGATGACGGCGATCGCGATGACCGACCGCGACGGGCTCTACGGCGCCGCGCGGTTCGTGCGGGCGTGTGAGACCGAGGGAGTGCGGCCGATCATCGGAGCGTCGATCACCGTGCGCGCGAGCGCGCCTCCACCGGGTGACGCGCACGTGGTGCTGCTCGCGACCGACGACACCGGCTACGCGAACCTGTGCAGGCTGATCACCGACGCCCACATGCTCGGCGAGCGCGGCGACCCGTGGGTCGATCCGGTGCAGATCTGCGCGCACGCCGGTGGGCTCATCGCGATCGTGGGGCCCCGGTCGCACCCGGGGCGGGCGGCCGCTCTGGGCCGCGTCGACCTCGGTGCTCGGCTGCTCGACCCGTTCCGGGAGGCGTTCGGACGCGAGCGGCTGTTCGTCGGCGTCGAGCACCGGCTCGAGCGTGGCTCGAGCGACGAGATCCGGGCGATGCTGCGCCTCGCCGAGCGGGCGGGCGTCGGCGTCGTCGCGACGAACCCGGTGCGTTACCTCGAGCCCGGCGATGCGTTCGTGGCCGACGTACTCGAGTGCATGCGGCGGCTCGTGCCGCTCGCCGAGACGAACGTGACCCGGCGCAACGCCGAGGGCTGGCTGAAGCCCGCCGCCGAGATGCGCGCTCTCTTCACCGAGCGGCCCGACCTGTGCGACGCGACGCTCGAGGTCGCCGACATGTGCCGGTTCGACCTGGGGCTCGGACGCATCCACTTCCCCGACTTCCCGACTCCGCAGGGTCGCAGCGCCGACGCCGTGCTCGCCGAGCGGTGCTGGCGCGGGGTGCACGAGCGTGCGATGCGTGAGGACGAGCGCTTGCGCGACCGGCTGCATCACGAGCTCTCGATGATCCGGCGCATGGGGTTCGCGGCATACTTCCTCACCGTGGCCGACATCGTCGGCGACGTGAAGGCGATGGGCATCATGGCTGCCTGCCGGGGGTCGGCCGCCGGATCGCTGGTGTGCTACCTGACCGGCATCTCCGACGTCGACGCGCTCCGTCACGACCTCTCGTTCGAGCGGTTCATGAACCCGATGCGCAAGGACCTGCCCGACATCGACGTCGACGTGGAATCCGCCAGGCGCGAGGACGTCTACGACATGATCCTCAGCCGCCACGGGGAAGAGCGTGCCGGCTGCGTCGCGATGGTCGACACCTACCGCGCGCGATCGGCGATCCGGGAGGTGGGCAAGGCGCTCGGCCTGCCCGACGTCGAGGTCGGCGTCGTCGCGAAGTCGTTCCCGCACATCTCGGCGCGACACCTGCGCGAGGCGATCGACCGCCTGCCGGAGCTGGCGAGCATCAACCTCCGCTTCGAGCAGATGGAACGTCTGATCGGCGTCGCCGAGAGGATCGGAGGGTTCCCGCGGCACATCGCGCTGCACCCGTGCGGCATCGTGCTCGCGTCGCACGACCTCGTGGAACGCGTGCCGCTCGAGCGCAGCGCGAACGGCCACCGCATGATCCAAGCCGACAAGGACGACGTCGAGCTGCTCGGCTACCTGAAGCTCGACATCCTCGGCGTACGGATGCTGAGCTCGATGCGCCACGCGCTCGACGAGATCGCGCGCACGACCGGGGAGAAGGTCGACCTCGACCGCATCGCGCTCGACGATCCGGCCACGTTCGAGCTCGTCCGCGCCTCCGACACGCTCGGGTGCTTCCAGATCGAGTCGCCCGGCCAGCGCGAGCTGCTGCAGAAGCTCCAGCCCGACCGCTGGGAGGACCTGATCGTCGACATCTCGCTGTTCCGGCCCGGGCCGGTGAAGTCCGACATGATCACGCCCTACCTGCGACGGCGCTCGGCGTTCGAGCGTCCGACGTACATCCATCCCGGGCTGCGCGGACCGCTGCAGGAGACCTACGGGGTGATCGTCTTCCACGAGCAGGTGATCCGTGCGCTCGCGGCGCTCGCCGGTTACACCGAGACCTACGCCGACCACATCCGACGACACCTCGACCGCGACGACATGCTGCCGGGCTTCGAGGTCGACTTCATCGAGCGCGCGGTCGCCCGTGGCGTCGACCGCGACGCGGCCGCCGAGGTCTGGCGCGCGGTGACGCAGTTCGCGAGCTTCGGCTTCTGCAAGGCCCACGCGGCCGCGTTCGCGGTGCCGACCTATCAGAGCGCCTGGCTGAAGGCGCATCACCCGGCGCACATGTACGCGGGCCTGTTGACCCACGACCCCGGTATGTACCCGCGCCGAACGATCCTCGATGACGCCCGTCGCCACGACATCCCGATCCTGGCGCTCGACGTGAACCGCAGCGAGCCCGAGTACGTGGTGGAGGAGGTCGCCGTCGGGGGATCTGGTGGGCTCATGGAGGGATCATCGGCGGCCGTCGCACCACAACGGTGGGGCATCAGGCTCGGGTTCCAGGACGTGCACGGCATCAGTGACGCCGAGATCCGCTCGATCCTGATGGCACGCGCCGACCGGGCGTTCCGCGACGTGGGCGACTTCATGCGGCGCACCACCGTGAGTCGTCCGGTGACCGAGGCGCTCGCGCACGCCGGTGCGTTCGACGCGCTCGCACCGGCTCGCCGTCGCCACCTCTACGTGGCGATGACTGCCGAGACCGAGCGCGAGGGCGATCAGCTCACGCTCACGATTGGCGCGGACCCGGCCGAGGGGCACCGGTTCAAGGACTACTCCGACGCCGAGGTGGTGCGGGCCGAGCTCGAGGTGCTCGGGCTCGACGCCACCCGGCACATCGTGAGCTTCTACGGACCACTGCTCGCCGACCTCGGGGTCACTCGCTCGAAGGACCTGCGTGCCATGCGCGGCGGCTCGAAGGTGATCGTCGCCGGCGTGAAGGTCGCCTCGCAGACCCCGGCGATCCGCAGCGGCCAGCGCATCATCTTCCTCACGCTCGACGACGCCACGGGGCCGGTGGAGGTGACGGTGTTCGAATCGGTGCAGCCGAAGGTCGCGTCGACCGTCTTCCACGGGTACGCGCTCGCGGTCGCGGGTGAGCTCCGCCGCACCGGGGTCGGCGGCGTGAGCGTGGTCGCCGAGGAGGTCTGGGACCTGTCGGCGTTGCACCGCGCGCGCGCAGAGGGGCGCCTGCGCGAGGCCGTGCGCGGCGAGGTGCGTGGTCCGGCGAGCGCGACCCCCGCCGGCGGCGGGCCGCGCGCGCTCTGGCACGCGAGCCCCGGCTCCGCGGGATGA
- a CDS encoding glycosyltransferase family 2 protein, with amino-acid sequence MWALRLLAGVAAAAFFLAALRSYQRRNISRLSLFTAFIASTAVIVLAAFPNLFDPVFDTLNFQAGNNRRLVALLLGAVVVLFLLLFRLQGHSDRSERAIRQLVESLTVERFDWDEAERRVPSGPKVVTISPAFNEAENVGVVIDAMPKEVAGYHVVPIVIDDHSEDGTADAARVAGAFAATLPIRRGGGMALRVGYEIALRLGADIVVSLDADGQHLPEEIPALIAPIVEDRADHVNGSRMLGDFERGPLIRHAGVHFFSWLVTILTGQRITDISSGYRATRAETLRKLILVQDQFWSSEITIEALRQRARIVEVPVTFLTRRGGESKKPKSMRYAWHFSKAIGKTWLR; translated from the coding sequence ATGTGGGCCCTGCGGCTGCTCGCCGGCGTGGCCGCGGCCGCGTTCTTCCTGGCGGCGCTGCGCTCATATCAGCGACGGAACATCAGCCGGCTCAGCCTGTTCACGGCGTTCATCGCCTCGACCGCCGTGATCGTGCTGGCGGCCTTCCCGAACCTGTTCGACCCCGTCTTCGACACCCTCAACTTCCAAGCGGGCAACAACCGGAGGCTCGTGGCGCTGCTGCTCGGCGCGGTGGTCGTGCTCTTCCTGCTGCTGTTCCGCCTGCAAGGTCACTCCGACCGCAGCGAGCGCGCGATCCGACAGCTCGTGGAGTCGCTCACCGTCGAGCGGTTCGACTGGGACGAAGCCGAGCGTCGCGTGCCGTCGGGGCCCAAGGTCGTCACGATCTCCCCGGCGTTCAACGAGGCCGAGAACGTCGGCGTGGTGATCGACGCGATGCCGAAAGAGGTCGCGGGCTACCACGTGGTGCCGATCGTGATCGACGACCACTCCGAAGACGGCACCGCCGACGCCGCCCGGGTGGCCGGGGCCTTCGCGGCGACCTTGCCGATCCGGCGCGGAGGCGGGATGGCGCTGCGCGTCGGTTACGAGATCGCGCTGCGGCTCGGCGCCGACATCGTCGTCTCGCTCGACGCCGACGGGCAGCACCTGCCCGAGGAGATCCCCGCGTTGATCGCTCCGATCGTCGAGGACCGCGCCGACCACGTGAACGGGTCCCGCATGCTGGGCGACTTCGAACGAGGGCCCCTGATCCGCCACGCGGGCGTGCACTTCTTCTCCTGGCTCGTGACGATCCTCACCGGTCAACGGATCACCGACATCTCGAGCGGGTACCGCGCGACGCGCGCCGAGACCCTGCGCAAGCTGATCCTCGTGCAGGATCAGTTCTGGAGCTCGGAGATCACGATCGAGGCCCTGCGGCAACGTGCCCGCATCGTGGAGGTACCGGTCACGTTCCTCACACGACGCGGCGGCGAGTCGAAGAAGCCGAAGAGCATGCGGTACGCCTGGCACTTCTCGAAGGCGATCGGCAAGACCTGGCTCAGGTGA